In the genome of Candidatus Ornithobacterium hominis, the window TGTATTGGGGTTGGATTTTGTGGCAAATTTCTTCTGATGTCATTGAAATTCAAAATTAGGTGATGGCGGTTCAGGCTACGAAATGGTGATCGAAAAAGCAAAAGACTTCCTAAATTGTATTTGAAATAAGCTAAATTTTTATCAAAATGATTGTACTGAAGTCCGCCCCAGAAACTCCATTTGCGCACCGTGCCACCATTAGGGAACATATTATAAGTAGCTTGAGTTCCCCCCGTAAGTTTTGTTGTGCCAAAGCTATACTCAGGATGAACATCAAATTCAAAAGCTTGAGACATAAGCGTTTCGTTACTAAAATTAAAGCCTAGCTTAAATTTATCATAATTATTGAAATTCACGCTCGGTGTAACGAAAATCTGCTGATACTGTGGAGTTTTTATATCCGTCAAGATACCCCATTTTATCTTTCGATTCAGTAGATGCTTTGTATCATAGAAATTTTGAGCATAATTATATTCTGGTAATGGCAAATCATCATTTAAGCTAAATTTTGTAATTCCCGAGTCAGCAATAGATAGGCTCAAATACTTTTGTGGAGAACGAAACCATTCCGTATAAATTTTTTCATCATTTTGATTATACCCATTTAGCCTAAACGGGCCTGAATATTCAGAATTATTGTCCACATGTAATTTTAGCTTTCCACCCTCACGTTTTACACTTGAAATGGCAAAATCAATTTTTTTATTTGTATGAATTAAATCCTCAAAAAACCAAGATAAATCACGGTGTGTATAGGCTTCAAAAAAGCTTTGAATTTCCTGAGGCTCTAATAATTTATTGAACCGAATATTCAAAAAAGCTTTCAAGAGTTCATCCATTTTTTCTTTCCCGATGTATTCTTCTAAGTATTTAAAGGCTAAACCACTTTTGTAGTAGCTTACAACTCTCTGGTTCTCATTGCCTAATAAGTCGTAGGGAGTAGTAAGTGGCTGGTCGTAATTCTCTTGCAAACTATTTTTGTAGAAAAAATAAAAGCGATCTTTGAACTCAATTTTTGAAGCCTTAAAAAAATCTAAGGGATAAAATTGAAATAAATGAATGTCTCTCAGTAAATTCCCTGCAATGGGCAGATGTGGATAATATTTTTCTAGAAAACGTATTTGCAGATAGGTGCTCAATCCATTTTTAATCCAATGATTTGTTCGGTTGTTCACATGAATGCTACGCTCTGTGTAAGCTGAGAATAGCACGGGTAAAATCTGAAGAGCCATTCGCGTGTCATCATCAAAGATTTTATACTTCCCGAGCAGCGGTATCTTCACATCATCTACATAGTTATAGCCAATTTTTTCAGCCAAGCGGCGAGTTGTGAAGACTGGCTCTTTTAGCGGCTCAAAAAATTGATTTAGAAATGAAATTTGTCTTTCTAAATGTTGTGTCATCTGAGGTAAATCGGCTGAATCTATGGGGAAACCAATGATTATTTCTGACGATTTTGTTTTTATAACTTTAAATTGCTCTTCTGGGTGAATTGCAACTTCAAAAAAGGCTTGTTCATGCCCCAAATAAGTTTCATCGTCGATTTTCGTTAGATTGGTGAAAACCTGCGTCCCCTTAGGTTTAATGAAACTCAACGTATAATTTGTTTGATTGGCGGTAAGCGACTCGAAATCTTTAAAAAACTGCTCTAGCACCTGCCCATTTTCATAAACAGCTGGCTGCAGAAATAAATATTTGAGATAAATATTTCCGTTGGAATTCCAGCCATAGCCAGTGAAAATGTCTCGAGGAACTTTAAGGTCATAAATAGCTGTAATATTCGTCCTCGTATCAGCATTTGCTGAAACTTTTATCAATTCAGAATTCACGTACTGAAAAGGAATTTCCTGATTTTTATCATCAAAAAAGCGTAAGTTTTTGATTCCTCCACGATCTTTAACTTTAGAAAAGTTAAGTTTATCATCTCGCGACATTAATTTTATTTCGCTCAAAACTGAGTTTGGCCGATAAGCATTGGCCCAAGCATAGAAATGAAAAGCTTTTGCTTGAGGTTCTAGAGTGAAATTCTGTTTTACCTTAAGGGTAGTCCCTTCATTTTGAGTAGAATCTATGGCGAAATGAATCTTAACTTCATCTATCTGAGCAAAAGATGAAATTGAAAGAAAACTCAACAAGCCTGATATAAAGAGATGAAACTTTAACATTATTTAGAACCTATTTCTTTTAAAAAAATACCTACTTGGCTTATATTTTGTATCATTTTTTTCAAATGAGATGGAATGAATTGTTTTTGATGATGAAATATACTTTAAATTTTTTAATTCTGATCATTTTTTTTGCTTGTGAGTCAAAAAGTGAAGAGTTGATCGTGTCTAAAACCAATACTTCTATGAGTACCAAGAAGGATGTAAATGCAAATATAGAGGATGAAGATAATGATAAGATTCATTTTCAAGATTCAAAAATCTGGCAAGGTCGCTACTCTGGTATTCTTCCTTGTTCAGACTGTGATGGTATAGAAATCATTATTTTTTTAAAGCCTAAAAAAAAATATACACTGCAGATGAGCTACCTCAATTCATCTGAGCCAGAAGTGAAAGAGAAGGGAAGTTTCAGTTGGTTAGACGCTAATAATATTTTATTTGATAATGAAGAAGCAATGGAATTTATGGTAGGTGAAGACCGCTTGTGGCTATTGAAAAGTAAAGCGATTCCAGAAATGAAATTAGCTAATAATGCACAATACATTTTACAAAAAAATGAAAAGCCTTAGAAAATTTTTGTTATTTTCAGCCTTGGCTATCATAGCTTCTTGCAATCCCAAGAGAGAAGCAGAGACTACAGCCGTAAAACTGGATACATTGGCAAACGGTGAAATCATTGGCGGTTCTAAAACAAAAAATGTATTGTCTTGGGCGGGAGATTATGTAGGCAACATTCCCTCAGCCAGCAGTATCGGAATGAAAATGAAGCTATCACTCAGTGCCTTTGGTAAGTACAATTTGGAAATAAAAACACTGAACGACGACCCTAAAGAAAATAAAACTCATCGTTACCATGGTAAAATTAAATGGCACAAAGATAGTACAACGCTTTCTTTGGTTGATTTTGATTCATTGTCTAATAAATTCAGGTTGAATGAAAATGAATTGATTTATCTCAACCCTGATGGCACACCCAATAGTGGAAGTTTGGCTGAATTTTATAGGCTTAAAAAAGTTGTAAAATAGATTTGTTCTTTCAAGCAATAGTGTCTTAGAATTTCTTTTCTTACATTTGCTTTTGATTTTATTTGATTTTATGCAGAATATAGACAGTACACAGCTTTTACAGGAAATGCTTACCTCTACCGCACAAGAAGTTTCGATTTACGAGATGATAGGGCAGGGAGGCTGGTTTGGTAGCACCATTCTTGTGATTCTTTTCATCCTATTTCTTTTCGCTATTTATCTATTTGTAGAGCGTTATTTATCCATCAAAAAATCGTCTCACAGCGACCCCAACTTTATACACAACATTCGAGATTTGGTGCACGACGGGAAAATCAATGCTGCGGTAGAACTTTGTAGGCGCACCCACACCCCCGAAGCTCGAATGATTGAAAAAGGGATTTTACGCATCGGTCGGCCACTCAAGGAAATCAGTGATTCTATTGAAAACAGAGGAAAACTAGAAGTTTATAAATTAGAAAAAAATATCAACTATCTAGCTACCATCTCTGGAGCGGCTCCCATGATTGGATTTTTGGGTACAGTGGTAGGGATGATTATGTCTTTTGCTGAAATTGCCAACACAGCTGGCCAAGTAGATCCTAAACTTTTAAGCTCAGGTATTTATATCGCAATGTTTACCACCGCAGCAGGTTTGATTGTAGGCATTAGTGCTTATCTTTTTTATAATTTCTTAGTAATGAAAGTGAATAAATCTGTTCATCAGATGGAATCAACCGTGACGGATTTCTTGGATGTATTGAATGAACCCATAAATTAAGATAATGGATTTAAGCAGTAGAAATAAAATTAGCCCAGACTTCAGCATGTCTTCGATGACAGATATTGTATTTCTGTTATTGATTTTTTTCATGCTAACCTCCACCATGGTTTCCACCAATGTCTTGGATTTGACTCTACCCCAAGCCGATGGCAATGCCGTAGGAAGCAATCCTATTGTGATAAGCATTGATAATGATAGCCATTATTTCTTGGGCAAAGAACCTATTCTAAAAGAAAACTTAGCTAAAACTCTAGCGCAAGCTTTAGCCGATAAGACTGAAAAATCTTTCATCGTACAAGCAGAAGAAAATACAGCAACTAAAGAAGTCGTTTACGTTATGGATATTGCAAATAAAAATCAATATAAAATGGCACTAGCCACAAAACCAAACCAAGAATGAAAAAGGAAAATTTCCAAATAAAAAGCATGAGCATCGGGGTGACAGCAACTGCTGCCGTTTTGGTAATTTCATTGCTTTTTCTTTCTTTTTCTTTTGAAGTAAAAAAAGAGGTAGCTCCTATGCTGATTGAACTTGATTTGAGCGAATCAAATTTCGGGAATCAATCTCATGGGAATACAGCTGTAGAGCCCTTGCCATCAGAAGCTGCAAATATTGAGCCCCCTACCAGCTCCTCTAAAGCAAAGACTGAGACACAAGAATTTAATCTTGAATCTCAGGCAAATACATCTGCTCCAAAGATTCCACCGAAAACTGAAGCAACTACTAAAAAGTCTTCAACTCAATCAACTCAAAAGGCTGAAACACAAACTGAAAAAGCACCACAAGGCGATGCTCGAGGAAAGTCAGCCTTAGAAAATATCTTAGGTGGAAAAGGAAGCCAAAAAAGTAGCGGAGAAGGAAACGCTTCGCAAAATGGGAATGTGGGTGACCCGAAAGGAAATTCTGACCAAGGTGACCGCATCGGTGAAAACTGGAAAACTCGTGTGCCAGCCAATCAAGATCATGATTGCCAAGCGAGCGGCACTGTAATTGTAGACATTGTAGTCAATAGCCAAGGTTTGATAAAAAGAGCAACTCCACGACTTTCCTCAAGCGATTGCCTTGCTCAAACGGCTAAAAGTTTGGTTCTTCAATACGTTACAGCATACCCAGGGAAAGATAATCGCCGTGGCTCTTACCGTGTAAACTTGAAGTAAATGACTTACGCAAAAGCTATCGATTTTCTTTATAACGATTTGCCAGTGTATCAACATGCTGGCGTAGTAGCTTACAAACCCAGTTTAAAAAATATTATAGAACTCTGTGAAGCCTTAAAAAATCCTCAAAATCAGTGGAAGAGCGTTCATATTGCTGGCACCAATGGCAAAGGTAGCACAGCGCATATGCTTTCATCAGTTTTGCAAACGGCAGGCTACAAAGTCGGCTTGCACACTTCGCCACACTTGGTTTCCTTTACCGAGCGTAATAAAATCAATGGAGTTGAAATGAGCGAAAGCTTTGTCGCTACTTTTGTCAAAAAAAATTTAAGCCTTATAAAAAATTTGCAAGCTTCTTTTTTTGAAGTGGTAGTCGCGATGGGTTTTGATTATTTCGCTCAAGAAAAAGTAGACATTGCCATCATCGAAACAGGACTCGGTGGGCGATTGGATGCCACCAATATCATCAATCCAGAAGTTTCTGTGATTACGAATGTTGGGCTAGACCACGTAAATATTTTAGGCGAAAGTTTAGAACAAATTGCACAAGAAAAAGCTGGGATAATCAAACCTTATACGCCCATTGTCATTGGCGAGAAAAGAGAACAGCTTATTGAAATTTTCCAATCCGTCGCAAGAGAAAAAAAAGCTGAAACGTACTTCCCGCTTGATTTGCCTTCCAAAATTGATTTAGATTTAAAAGGAATTTACCAAAAAGAAAATGCAAAAACTGTTTTAGCTGCTTTAGAGATTTTGAATCAAAAAGGTTTTTCTACTACTCCAGAAAATATTTCTAAAGGCTTAGAAAATGTTATGAAAAACACGGGTCTACAAGGGCGGTGGCAAGTAGTACAGAAGAAGCCTTACATGGTTTTAGACACGGCACATAATGCAGATGGCTTTAAGCAAATTCAAAAGCAATTGGAAATTTTTAAAGG includes:
- a CDS encoding copper resistance protein NlpE; protein product: MSTKKDVNANIEDEDNDKIHFQDSKIWQGRYSGILPCSDCDGIEIIIFLKPKKKYTLQMSYLNSSEPEVKEKGSFSWLDANNILFDNEEAMEFMVGEDRLWLLKSKAIPEMKLANNAQYILQKNEKP
- a CDS encoding MotA/TolQ/ExbB proton channel family protein; the encoded protein is MQNIDSTQLLQEMLTSTAQEVSIYEMIGQGGWFGSTILVILFILFLFAIYLFVERYLSIKKSSHSDPNFIHNIRDLVHDGKINAAVELCRRTHTPEARMIEKGILRIGRPLKEISDSIENRGKLEVYKLEKNINYLATISGAAPMIGFLGTVVGMIMSFAEIANTAGQVDPKLLSSGIYIAMFTTAAGLIVGISAYLFYNFLVMKVNKSVHQMESTVTDFLDVLNEPIN
- a CDS encoding ExbD/TolR family protein, coding for MDLSSRNKISPDFSMSSMTDIVFLLLIFFMLTSTMVSTNVLDLTLPQADGNAVGSNPIVISIDNDSHYFLGKEPILKENLAKTLAQALADKTEKSFIVQAEENTATKEVVYVMDIANKNQYKMALATKPNQE
- a CDS encoding copper resistance protein NlpE N-terminal domain-containing protein, whose translation is MKSLRKFLLFSALAIIASCNPKREAETTAVKLDTLANGEIIGGSKTKNVLSWAGDYVGNIPSASSIGMKMKLSLSAFGKYNLEIKTLNDDPKENKTHRYHGKIKWHKDSTTLSLVDFDSLSNKFRLNENELIYLNPDGTPNSGSLAEFYRLKKVVK
- a CDS encoding bifunctional folylpolyglutamate synthase/dihydrofolate synthase encodes the protein MTYAKAIDFLYNDLPVYQHAGVVAYKPSLKNIIELCEALKNPQNQWKSVHIAGTNGKGSTAHMLSSVLQTAGYKVGLHTSPHLVSFTERNKINGVEMSESFVATFVKKNLSLIKNLQASFFEVVVAMGFDYFAQEKVDIAIIETGLGGRLDATNIINPEVSVITNVGLDHVNILGESLEQIAQEKAGIIKPYTPIVIGEKREQLIEIFQSVAREKKAETYFPLDLPSKIDLDLKGIYQKENAKTVLAALEILNQKGFSTTPENISKGLENVMKNTGLQGRWQVVQKKPYMVLDTAHNADGFKQIQKQLEIFKGLKKFFVLGFVADKNVKEILTYLPQDATYFFCEPNIPRALNLMELKKIVPSGIEAYYFNNLEKAFSAAEKIANAEDFIYIGGSNFIVGEFLENYPRD